In Hyalangium minutum, the genomic stretch CTCGGCTGGCGGAAGAGGCTCGGCTGGCGGAGGAAGCTCGGCTCGCCGAGGAGCACCGCAAGGCGGAAGCGGCTCGGTTGGCGAAGGATCTGCGCCAGGCCGCGGAGGCTGCCCGGCTCGAAGAGGAAGCCCGCATCGCCGAGGAGGCCCGCATCGCCGCCGAGGCCGCCCAGACCGAGGAAGCCCGTCTCCTCGAGGAGCAGCGTCAGGCCAAGCAGGCGCGGCTCTTCGAGAAGGCGCGCCGTGCCGCCGAGGCCGCCCGGATCGAGCAGGAGGCCCTCTCGGAAGAAGCCTCGCCCCCTGTCGACCCCTTCCAGGACGAAGAGTCCCGCCGAGAGGAAGAGCGCCGTCGCTCCAAGGAGGCCCGGCTGGCCGAAAAGGCACGCCGTGCCGCCGAAGAGGCCCGCCTCGCCCAGCAGGACTCCAGCCCTGCGGACACCTCGCTCTCCGAACAGGAGCGCCAAGTCGAAGAGGTCCATCTGGAGGACGCGGCCCTCTTGATGGAGGAGGCCCGCCGGAGCGAAGAGGCTCGGCTGGCCGAAGACGGCCAGCTCGTGGAGGAAGCCCGGCGCGCGGAGGAGGCCCGCCTGGCCGAAGAGCTTCGCCAAGCCGCCGAGGCCCGCCAAGCCGCCGAAGCCATCCGCTGGGAAGATGCCATCCCGCAGGAACTGCCCCAGCCGTCCACCGAGCCCTTCGAGGACGAAGAGGCCCGCCGCGAAGAGGAGCGCCGTCGCGCCAAGGAGGCCCGTCTGGCGGAGAGGGCCCGTCGGATCGCCGAGGCCGCACAACTCGAAGACGCAGCGCCGCCCGCGGACCCCACTCCCGTGGCGGAGTCCATGGCCGACTTCTCCTGGTCCGACGCCATCCCTCAGGCCGGGTCCGAGCCGCAGGATCTGGTGCTCTCGGACAATAAAGAGGCACTGCGTCAGGCATGGCAGCAGGCGGATGCCGAACTCCTCCAAGAAGTGGAAGAGGCCCGGCGCCGCGCCATCACCGATCCGATCGATCCCTGGCTCGCCGAGGAGCGCATCCTGGCCCCCAAGGCCTCCACGGTCGCCACCTCCGCGCAGACCTCACCGGCCCCCACGCCCAGCCCGGCTGCCGGGGCGCTCGTGGATGCAGAGCCCGTGTCGGAGCTCGATCTGGTGCAGGACATGTGGAGCGACCTCGTCCCCGAGAACGAGTCCGCCGCCTCGGCCGTGCCTGCCCCGCCCTCCACTCCGGTGCCGCCCGCCACCGTGGCCGCACCGCCTCGGATGACAGCTCGGGCCCCTGCCGCGGCTCCCGCTCCGCGTCCCCCGGCCCCTGCGGAGGAGAACGATCTCTGGCGCATCGTCACCTTCGACACCGCCGAGGACGCCACCCACTTCTCCGCCTCCTTCGAGGCCGCGCTGGACAAGGTGGATGCTCACCTCGAGTCGCTCATCCAGCCGGAGCCTCCCGCCAGTGGGGCCAATGTGGGAGAACCTCCTGCGGTGGCTGTTGCCCAGGCTCCGGCGCCTGCTCCGTTGTCCCCAAGCGGTTTCGTAACCCCTGCTGGTGACAAGGCCGCGGCAACTGGCCAGACTGCGCAGAACACCTCATCAGGTGGGGCCCTGGACGATGAACTCGAGGGGCTGGATGATTTCGGCGATCTAGACGCGTGGGATTTCAACGAGGACGACGTGGCGGGAGATCCCAATTCTGAGGAAGCCAAGTTGCGGCGCCAGCGCCTGCTGCGTCGTGCCATGGAGAACATGGGAACGCTGGGCGCTCGGCCGGAGGCTCCGGTCGGCGCGGTAGCGGTCACTCCCGCCGCGGCCGAGTCTGCGCCTGCGTCGGCCCCAGCCGCGGCGGGAGCGGCTCCGCTCGGGGCCGAGGACTCGGGCTTGGCGCAGCACATCGAGCAGCGCTACGCGGAGATCCAGAACAAGCGGGACCACTTCGCCATCCTGGGCATCACGCCGGAGACCCCGCGGGATCAAGTGAAGGCGGCCTTCCTCAGCCTGGCCAAGGTGTTCCACCCGGATCGCTTGCCTGCCTCGCTGCCGCACCTGGCGCCGAAGATCACCTCGGTCTTCGAGGCCATCCGCGAGGCCTACGAGATCCTCTACGACGAGACCAAGCGCGCCGCATACCTGGAGGGCCTCAAGAAGGCGGCGGCCCCCAAGGTCCCCGCGCACGCGTCGGCGTCCGGGATGAGCCCGACGGGCCGAGGCACCGCGGCCACCAACCCGGGGGACCTCTTCAAGATGGGCGAGGTCTTCTTCCGCAAGCGGGACTTCGCCGCAGCCGCGGATCACTTCGAGCGCGCCTACGCGCTGGAGCCCAAGGCGCTCTACCAGGCGGCGCTGGCGTGGACCCTCTACATGGATCCGCAGCGCAAGGCGGAGGTCCTCAAGGCCAAGCAGATGATGGTGGACGCCATCAAGGCGGACGCCGCGTGCGACCGGGCGCATTACCAGCTCGGGGTGATCGCCCGCGTGGAAGGGGACATGGATCGGGCCGAGCGCCATTTCCGCGACGCCGTCAAGGCCAACCCCAAGCACCTGGAGGCCAATCAGGAACTGCGCCTCATCGAGATGCGGAAGAAGAACACCCCTCCTCCCAAGAAGGGTTTCTTCCGCTGAACACCCACCAGGCAGCCTGACATCCGCTTGCTGAGCAGGCGGGGGAGGGGCCCAGCCAAACCATTGACATGCCTGGAGATTGGGCATGATCATCCCGCGACTCCTCGGCGTTGGTCCGCAGCGCTGGAGACCGTAGGGAAAGGCACTCAATCGTGGCCAAGCAGCACCTGCTCCTGGTCGATGGTGACGCGAAGAGCCTTCGCGTGATGGAAGTCAGCCTGAAGAAGGCGGGCTTCTCCGTCACGACCGCCATCCATGGCAAGGACGCCGTGGAGAAGGTCCAGATCAGCCCGCCGGATCTCGTGTTGGCCGACACGAAGATGCCGGAGATGGATGGTTTCGAGCTGTGCAAGACGCTCAAGACGGACGAGCGCTTCAAGCACATCCCCTTCGTCTTCCTGACGAACCAGAAGTCGGTCGAGTTCAAGGTGCGCGGCCTGGAGCTCGGGGGCGACGACTACCTGACGAAGCCCATCTACATCAAAGAGATCGTCACCCGCGTGAAGATGATCCTCCAGAAGGCGGAGAAGGAGAGGATCGAGAAGCGGGAGACGACCAAGGGCGGCTTCGGCGGCAGCCTGGCCGACATGGGCGTGGTGGATCTGGTCCAGACGTTCGAGATCGGCCGCAAGACGGGCACCATCAACATCCAGGGTGACCGCGTCGGTGCCATCTACTTCAAGGAGGGCCGCGTCATCGACGCGGAGCTGGGGCGCCTCAAGGGCGAGAACGCGTTCTACCGGATGCTGAACACGTTCGAGGGCCAGTTCGAGGTGCAGTTCACCCCGCTGGACCGGCCCGAGCGCATCGAGGTCTCCACCCAGGGCCTGCTCATGGAGGGCATGCGCCGGCTGGACGAGTGGGGCCGCATGCTCGAGCAGCTGCCGCCGCTCGAGACGGTATTCGAGATTGATTACCACCAGCTGGCCGAGCGCCTGTCGGAGATCCCCGACGAGGTCAACGGGCTGCTGCGCCTGTTCGACGGCAAGCGCACGCTGAGCCGCGTGGTGGAGGACTCGGACTTCGAAGACTTGGCCGCGCTGGGCATCATCAGCAAGCTCTACTTCGAGGGGCTGATCCGCGAGCTGGGCAACGTGCCGCAGGAGCCCATCCAGAGCGGCAAGCCCGGCATCGAGGAGTGGCTCCACGCGGCCGCGCCGCCGGTGCCTCCCGCGCCGCCGGTACCGGTGCCCGCGCCGACCTCGAGCGAGCCCGTGGAGGATCCCGCGAAGGCCACGGCCGCTGTGCCGCCGCCTCCGCCCATTTCCGCAGTGGCGCCGCTGCCTCCTGCCGAGGCGAAGCAGCCCCAGCCTCCGCCCGCGCCCGCGCAGGCCGCCCCGCCGGAGCCTCCGCCCGCGCCCGTGCAGGCTGCCACACCGGAGCCCGCCGCGAGCCCGCCGTCGGCCGCGCCGCAGCCGGCGAACGTGGTGGTGTTCCAGCCCAAGCCCAAGCGTCCGTACAACGCGCCGACGATGGAGATGCCGACGGTGGCCCCGGTGCCGCCGCCTACGGCCGAGGGCTCTTCCTTCCTCGTGGAGCCTCCGCCCGCGCACCGCGCCCAGGAGCACGCGCGCCGCAGCCTGCTGCTGGACTGGAGCCGAGTGGACACGGATGGCCTGGGCTCGGCGAGCACCTGGTCTCCCGCCCGGCCCTCTGCGGGGCAGAGTGCCGCAGCGCCTGCGTCCTCGCCCCTGCCTGCGCCCGAGCCCGTTCCCAGCACCGCCTCGGAAGCCTCGGCGCCGGAGGCCTCGGCGCCGAGTGGCCCGTCCAAGCCGCCGATCTTCGGTGGGGCCGCGGTGGGGCCGGACCCGTTTCCGCCCGTGCCGCCTCCCGCGCCCGCGCCGCCCTCGGACGAGGTGACGCTGGTGGCGGGACTGTCGCCGGTGACGGCGCCTCCGCCTCCGAGCCCGGCCGAGCCGGAGCCTCCCGCGCAGCTCGCGCTCCCGCCGTATCCGGGGCATGGCGCGCCGGAGCAGGCGTCCAAGTCCAAGCCCAAGGACAAGCCCAAGGACAAGGACAAGGACAAGGCCGCCGATGCGCCTTCGTCCCCGCCGACGCTCACGCCCGTGGCGGCGCCGGCCGAGACCCAGAAGCCGCAGCGCGAGGATCCGCCGCTGCCCACGCTGGACTTCAAGACAGAGCCGGCCCCCAAGCCCGCGCCCAAGAAGCCGGAGCCAGCGGCCAAGAAGCCAGAGCCAGCGCCTGCTCCGAAGCCGAAGAAGGAAGACATCGACGAGGCGGCGCTCGCCAATGCGGTGAAGCCGAAGCGCACGGGCCTGTTCATTGGCCTGGGCGTGGTGGCGGTCATTGCCGTCGCCGCGGTGGTGATGGGGACGCGGGGTTCGGGCACGACGGAGCAGCCGGAGAAGCCTGCGCAGCCGGATTCTCAGTCGGCTGGGACCGAGCCGGGCACGCCCAAGCCTCCGGAGGCAGTCGTGACGCCGACGCCGGGGCAGGAGACGCCCAAGCCTCCGGACACGGCCACCCCGCCGCCGGCGACGCCCCAGGACACGGGCAAGCCGACGGTGGCGGAGACGCCGGCGACGCCCGATTCCGACGAGCCTGATCCCACTGAGGCCACGCCGACGGACATCACGAAGCCGGTGGATCCGGAGGCCGTGTACGCCACCTCCATCAAGCAGGCGAGGGCGGCTGTGGTGAAGGGGCGCTATGGGTCGGCTGTGCAGAACTACCGCAAGGCCCTGAAGGCGAAGCCGGGCTCGAGCGAGGCCAAGGAAGGCCTGGGCTTCTCCCTGGTGATGGGGAGCACGAGCGACTCGGCGTACAAGGAAGCGGCCCGGCTGCTGCAGGACGTGGTGAAGGATGGGGAGGCGCCGGGCCGGACCTGGTTCGCGCTGGGCATGGCGCTCCAGGTGACGAAGCAGGATAAGCAAGCGGTCCAGGCTTATAAGAAGTACCTTGTGCTGGAGCCTTCCGGGAAGTTCGCCCCCGACGTTCGCCTTGCGCTGAAGCAGCTGGGCAGCAACTAGGGGCGGGGGGCTCGGGCCCTCGCTGGCCTGGAAGGTACTGCCTTGCTCGTCCTTGGATTGGAAACCAGCTGTGATGAGACCGCCGCCGCCCTCGTGGAAGACGGGCGGCGAGTGCTCTCGGATGTCGTCTCCACCCAGGTGGATATCCACCGGCGCTGGGGCGGAGTGGTGCCGGAGCTCGCCAGCCGCAACCACATCGTCCAGGTGATGCCGGTGCTCCACGAGGCGCTGACGCGCGCGGGCCGGACGCTGGACGACGTGGATCTGATTGCCGTCACCTCGGGGCCGGGGCTGATTGGTGCGCTGCTGGTGGGCGTGCAGGTGGCCAAGTCGCTGAGCCTGGCCACGGGCAAACCGTTCGTGGGAGCCAACCACCTGGAGGGCCACCTGCTGGCCATCCGGCTGCTGGAGGATGCGCCCGAGCCGCCGTTCCTCGGGCTGGTGGTCTCTGGCGGGCACACGAGCCTGTACGAGGTGCAGGACTACGGGCGCTACCGGCTGGTGGGCAGCACGCGCGACGACGCGGCGGGAGAGGCCTACGACAAGACGGCGCGCATCCTGGGGCTACCGTACCCGGGTGGACTGCCGATTGACCAACTGGCGCAGAAGGGAAACCCGGAGGCCATCCACTTCCCGCGAGCGTTGCCGCAGCCGGACACGTTTGACGTGTCGTTCTCGGGGCTGAAGACGGCGGTGCTGAACCACGTGCGCAAGCACGGTGTGCCAGAGGGGCAGGCGCTGGCGGATCTGTGCGCCTCGTTCCAGGAGGCGGTGGCGGACGCGCTGTCGAAGAAGTTCGTGGCAGCGGCGCGGCGGCTGGGGCTGAAGCGGCTGGTGGTGTGCGGCGGCGTGGCGGCGAACTCGCGGTTGCGCTCGTTGTGCCTGGAGCGGGCGGAGGATCGGGGATTGAAGCTCTACCTGCCACCGGTGAGGCTGTGCACGGACAACGGAGCGATGATCGCGGTGGCCGGGTACGAGGCCTGGCGCCGGGGTCTGCGTGGGGACTTCAAGCTCGCCGCGGATCCGGCGTGGCGGATGTAAGGGAGGGACAGTGGAGACGCCGAGAGACATCCTCAAGCGCCATGGGCTGCACGCGAAGTACAGCTGGGGGCAGAACTTCCTGGGAGATGAGTCCTCGCTCCGAGACATTGCGGGCGCGCTGGAGCTGCGCGACGGCGAGCCCGTGGTGGAGCTGGGGCCGGGGCTGGGGCACCTGACGCGCTTCCTGGCGGCGACGGGGGCGAAGGTGACGGCGGTGGAGAAGGACCGGGACATGATCGCCGTGCTGGAGAAGGAGGCGATCCCGGGGGTGAAGGTGGTGTCGGGGAACGCGGCCACGGTGAACTTCGCGGAGGCTGCGGGGGTGCCCCAGGTGGCGGTGGTGGGCAACCTGCCGTACCACCTGACGAGCTCGATCCTCTTCCAGGTACTGGAGCAGCGCGCGCAGGTGTCGCGGGCGGTGTTCACGCTGCAGAAGGAAGTGGTGGAGCGGCTGGCGGCGGAGCCGGGGACGCGGGACTACGGGCTGCTGACGGTGTTGCTGGGCTTGTACTTCGACATCGAGCACCTGTTCACGTTGGACGCGCACCTGTTCCACCCGCCGCCGAAGGTGGACTCGGCGGTGGTGCGGCTGACGCGGCTGAAGGAGCCGCGCGCGTCGGTGGTGGACGGGGAGCGCTTCATCCGGCTGGTGAAGGCGGCGTTCGCGCAGCGGCGCAAGACGCTGCTGAACTCGCTCAAGTCGGACCGCTCGCTGGCCTCGCCCGAGCAGTACGCGAAGGCGCTGGAGACCGCTGGCATCGACCCCATGCGTCGCGCCGAGACACTCACGTCTCAGGAGTTCGCCGCACTGGAGCGCGCCCTGGGGCCTGTGAACGCGTAGCCTGGGCTGAGTCGGATAGCCCGGTCCTTGCTGCGAGCAGACTCACCTCGTTGAGTCGAATGGGGCGGGCGATGAA encodes the following:
- a CDS encoding J domain-containing protein, whose translation is MAKDLRQAAEAARLEEEARIAEEARIAAEAAQTEEARLLEEQRQAKQARLFEKARRAAEAARIEQEALSEEASPPVDPFQDEESRREEERRRSKEARLAEKARRAAEEARLAQQDSSPADTSLSEQERQVEEVHLEDAALLMEEARRSEEARLAEDGQLVEEARRAEEARLAEELRQAAEARQAAEAIRWEDAIPQELPQPSTEPFEDEEARREEERRRAKEARLAERARRIAEAAQLEDAAPPADPTPVAESMADFSWSDAIPQAGSEPQDLVLSDNKEALRQAWQQADAELLQEVEEARRRAITDPIDPWLAEERILAPKASTVATSAQTSPAPTPSPAAGALVDAEPVSELDLVQDMWSDLVPENESAASAVPAPPSTPVPPATVAAPPRMTARAPAAAPAPRPPAPAEENDLWRIVTFDTAEDATHFSASFEAALDKVDAHLESLIQPEPPASGANVGEPPAVAVAQAPAPAPLSPSGFVTPAGDKAAATGQTAQNTSSGGALDDELEGLDDFGDLDAWDFNEDDVAGDPNSEEAKLRRQRLLRRAMENMGTLGARPEAPVGAVAVTPAAAESAPASAPAAAGAAPLGAEDSGLAQHIEQRYAEIQNKRDHFAILGITPETPRDQVKAAFLSLAKVFHPDRLPASLPHLAPKITSVFEAIREAYEILYDETKRAAYLEGLKKAAAPKVPAHASASGMSPTGRGTAATNPGDLFKMGEVFFRKRDFAAAADHFERAYALEPKALYQAALAWTLYMDPQRKAEVLKAKQMMVDAIKADAACDRAHYQLGVIARVEGDMDRAERHFRDAVKANPKHLEANQELRLIEMRKKNTPPPKKGFFR
- the rsmA gene encoding 16S rRNA (adenine(1518)-N(6)/adenine(1519)-N(6))-dimethyltransferase RsmA; the protein is METPRDILKRHGLHAKYSWGQNFLGDESSLRDIAGALELRDGEPVVELGPGLGHLTRFLAATGAKVTAVEKDRDMIAVLEKEAIPGVKVVSGNAATVNFAEAAGVPQVAVVGNLPYHLTSSILFQVLEQRAQVSRAVFTLQKEVVERLAAEPGTRDYGLLTVLLGLYFDIEHLFTLDAHLFHPPPKVDSAVVRLTRLKEPRASVVDGERFIRLVKAAFAQRRKTLLNSLKSDRSLASPEQYAKALETAGIDPMRRAETLTSQEFAALERALGPVNA
- the tsaD gene encoding tRNA (adenosine(37)-N6)-threonylcarbamoyltransferase complex transferase subunit TsaD, giving the protein MLVLGLETSCDETAAALVEDGRRVLSDVVSTQVDIHRRWGGVVPELASRNHIVQVMPVLHEALTRAGRTLDDVDLIAVTSGPGLIGALLVGVQVAKSLSLATGKPFVGANHLEGHLLAIRLLEDAPEPPFLGLVVSGGHTSLYEVQDYGRYRLVGSTRDDAAGEAYDKTARILGLPYPGGLPIDQLAQKGNPEAIHFPRALPQPDTFDVSFSGLKTAVLNHVRKHGVPEGQALADLCASFQEAVADALSKKFVAAARRLGLKRLVVCGGVAANSRLRSLCLERAEDRGLKLYLPPVRLCTDNGAMIAVAGYEAWRRGLRGDFKLAADPAWRM
- a CDS encoding response regulator → MAKQHLLLVDGDAKSLRVMEVSLKKAGFSVTTAIHGKDAVEKVQISPPDLVLADTKMPEMDGFELCKTLKTDERFKHIPFVFLTNQKSVEFKVRGLELGGDDYLTKPIYIKEIVTRVKMILQKAEKERIEKRETTKGGFGGSLADMGVVDLVQTFEIGRKTGTINIQGDRVGAIYFKEGRVIDAELGRLKGENAFYRMLNTFEGQFEVQFTPLDRPERIEVSTQGLLMEGMRRLDEWGRMLEQLPPLETVFEIDYHQLAERLSEIPDEVNGLLRLFDGKRTLSRVVEDSDFEDLAALGIISKLYFEGLIRELGNVPQEPIQSGKPGIEEWLHAAAPPVPPAPPVPVPAPTSSEPVEDPAKATAAVPPPPPISAVAPLPPAEAKQPQPPPAPAQAAPPEPPPAPVQAATPEPAASPPSAAPQPANVVVFQPKPKRPYNAPTMEMPTVAPVPPPTAEGSSFLVEPPPAHRAQEHARRSLLLDWSRVDTDGLGSASTWSPARPSAGQSAAAPASSPLPAPEPVPSTASEASAPEASAPSGPSKPPIFGGAAVGPDPFPPVPPPAPAPPSDEVTLVAGLSPVTAPPPPSPAEPEPPAQLALPPYPGHGAPEQASKSKPKDKPKDKDKDKAADAPSSPPTLTPVAAPAETQKPQREDPPLPTLDFKTEPAPKPAPKKPEPAAKKPEPAPAPKPKKEDIDEAALANAVKPKRTGLFIGLGVVAVIAVAAVVMGTRGSGTTEQPEKPAQPDSQSAGTEPGTPKPPEAVVTPTPGQETPKPPDTATPPPATPQDTGKPTVAETPATPDSDEPDPTEATPTDITKPVDPEAVYATSIKQARAAVVKGRYGSAVQNYRKALKAKPGSSEAKEGLGFSLVMGSTSDSAYKEAARLLQDVVKDGEAPGRTWFALGMALQVTKQDKQAVQAYKKYLVLEPSGKFAPDVRLALKQLGSN